One Halovivax ruber XH-70 genomic region harbors:
- the gpmI gene encoding 2,3-bisphosphoglycerate-independent phosphoglycerate mutase — translation MDAALIVLDGWGLGPDDPLWDRLAQRSSSSADRDDEDGGTATRPANDRRNAVAAAETPTFDRLVERGAVSTLDAVGRTVGLPAGQMGNSEVGHLTIGAGRVVDQEYTRITDDIADGHLGENEAIDGAFEYARANDGRVHFLGLVSDGGVHSDQAHLHALLELAADRDVEAVTHAITDGRDTAPTGGREYLQALESVVDSAGTGDIATVSGRYYAMDRDQNWERTKRAYDAIVEREAAYEAPSALAAVEESYERGDTDEFVEPTVVADQPAIDDGDAVVWFNFRADRARQLTRLLSDIRPDDWADAFELSPPETQVVMLTEYDRTFDLPVAYPPNQPANVLGEVLAAAGATQLRIAESEKYAHVTYFLNGGREVEFDGERREIVESPDVPTYDERPEMSAAGVTDTAIEHLSADDPDVLVLNYANPDMVGHTGDFDAAVTAVEAVDTQLGRLLEAIADAGGHALVTADHGNADDMGTPADPHTAHTTNPVPVVYVSPDGTDDGRSLRDGATLADLAPTVLTLTGIDRPAAMTGRPLFDD, via the coding sequence ATGGACGCGGCGCTGATCGTACTCGACGGCTGGGGACTCGGACCCGACGACCCGTTGTGGGATCGCCTGGCCCAGCGGAGTTCCAGTTCGGCTGATCGTGACGACGAGGATGGAGGGACAGCTACTCGGCCAGCGAACGACCGCCGAAACGCCGTCGCCGCGGCGGAGACGCCGACGTTCGATCGACTCGTCGAGCGGGGTGCGGTCTCGACACTCGACGCCGTCGGACGCACCGTCGGCCTCCCGGCCGGCCAGATGGGCAACAGCGAGGTCGGCCACCTGACGATCGGCGCCGGCCGTGTCGTCGACCAGGAGTACACGCGAATTACGGACGACATCGCCGACGGACACCTCGGAGAGAACGAGGCCATCGACGGCGCGTTCGAATACGCGCGGGCGAACGACGGGCGGGTCCACTTCCTGGGACTCGTCAGCGACGGCGGCGTTCACTCGGATCAGGCCCACCTCCACGCCCTGCTCGAACTCGCCGCCGACCGCGACGTCGAAGCGGTGACCCACGCGATCACGGACGGCCGAGACACGGCCCCGACCGGCGGTCGCGAGTACCTCCAGGCGCTCGAATCCGTCGTCGACTCGGCAGGGACTGGCGACATCGCGACGGTCTCCGGGCGCTATTACGCGATGGATCGTGACCAGAACTGGGAGCGGACGAAACGCGCCTACGACGCGATCGTCGAGCGGGAGGCGGCGTACGAGGCGCCGTCGGCCCTCGCGGCCGTCGAGGAGTCCTACGAGCGCGGCGACACCGACGAGTTCGTCGAACCGACAGTCGTCGCCGATCAGCCGGCCATCGACGACGGGGATGCGGTCGTCTGGTTCAACTTCCGCGCCGACCGCGCCCGACAGTTGACGCGGCTGCTGTCCGATATCCGTCCGGACGACTGGGCGGACGCGTTCGAACTCAGCCCGCCGGAGACGCAGGTCGTGATGCTGACCGAGTACGACCGGACGTTCGACCTTCCCGTCGCATATCCGCCAAACCAGCCCGCAAACGTCCTGGGTGAGGTGCTCGCAGCTGCCGGGGCGACCCAGTTGCGCATCGCCGAATCCGAGAAGTACGCCCACGTGACGTACTTCCTGAACGGCGGCCGCGAGGTCGAGTTCGACGGCGAGCGACGCGAGATCGTCGAGAGCCCCGACGTCCCGACCTACGACGAACGACCGGAGATGAGCGCAGCCGGCGTCACGGACACCGCGATCGAGCACCTATCGGCGGACGACCCCGACGTCCTCGTGCTCAACTACGCTAACCCGGACATGGTCGGGCACACGGGCGACTTCGATGCAGCCGTTACCGCCGTCGAAGCCGTCGACACCCAGCTCGGACGTCTCCTCGAGGCGATCGCCGACGCGGGGGGACACGCCCTCGTCACTGCCGACCACGGCAACGCCGACGACATGGGAACCCCGGCCGACCCACACACCGCCCACACGACGAATCCCGTCCCGGTCGTGTACGTCTCGCCCGACGGAACTGACGACGGTCGGTCGCTTCGCGACGGCGCCACGCTCGCCGATCTCGCCCCGACGGTCCT
- a CDS encoding DNA double-strand break repair nuclease NurA: protein MTLDPVHFDGIARLARRIDQGASEQDHRELAETVWAEFLDPLTDGDRVVLEPIEDVSRHLVDIERIALSERPFPTQHGLDAGTINPTSFRNGLVIDIAQAAMASSPSTLDLHRSRTVVATVHSNDATASVNDRWDTFDAGYSRSRAVKVPSLPRFAEGVVHALALYMAEGEHALSHAEDVDDLLVLDGPLYPRGLLRWADQHSDLAELLVTERQPRSVLEKYVRLVESFVERSVPLVGFVKNPATRVLSRTVAEHGMETPWTDDTAFFTRILERGESGAGPDGRQFDRETDALTYTGWFRSRGGVDGPMSVEGDALGVERTLGPACYEVTFFVVYDPRTDLCYRIEAPYAFTRDAEVREALTRHLLAEVATSRGPPPVVEKADELARISAPEKASLRETFEERFATTAERDYDDRRWGDDGRPFDSAGLG, encoded by the coding sequence ATGACGCTCGATCCGGTGCACTTCGACGGCATCGCCCGCCTCGCACGACGGATCGATCAGGGTGCATCCGAACAGGACCACCGTGAGCTCGCGGAGACGGTCTGGGCGGAGTTTCTCGATCCACTGACCGATGGCGACCGAGTGGTGCTGGAACCGATCGAGGACGTGAGTCGGCACCTCGTCGACATCGAGCGGATCGCCCTCTCGGAGCGGCCGTTTCCGACCCAGCACGGCCTCGATGCCGGAACGATCAACCCCACGTCGTTCCGGAACGGGCTGGTCATCGATATCGCGCAGGCCGCGATGGCCTCTTCGCCGTCGACGCTCGATCTCCACCGGTCGCGGACGGTCGTCGCAACCGTCCACTCGAACGACGCGACGGCGAGCGTCAACGACCGCTGGGATACGTTCGACGCGGGCTACAGCCGAAGCCGAGCCGTGAAGGTTCCGTCACTCCCGCGCTTCGCGGAGGGCGTCGTCCACGCGCTGGCGCTGTACATGGCCGAAGGTGAGCACGCCCTGTCCCACGCCGAGGACGTCGACGATCTGCTCGTTCTCGACGGACCGCTGTACCCCCGTGGGCTGCTCCGGTGGGCGGATCAACACTCGGATCTGGCCGAACTGCTGGTGACCGAACGCCAGCCTCGATCGGTCCTCGAAAAATACGTCCGGCTCGTCGAGTCGTTCGTCGAGCGATCGGTCCCCCTCGTCGGCTTCGTCAAGAACCCTGCCACACGTGTCCTCTCGCGAACGGTCGCCGAACACGGGATGGAGACGCCGTGGACCGACGACACCGCCTTCTTTACCCGCATCCTCGAACGCGGCGAGTCGGGTGCTGGCCCGGACGGCCGACAGTTCGACCGCGAGACGGACGCCCTCACGTACACCGGCTGGTTTCGCTCGCGAGGCGGTGTCGACGGCCCGATGTCGGTCGAAGGGGACGCACTCGGCGTCGAGCGAACGCTGGGTCCGGCGTGCTACGAAGTTACGTTCTTCGTCGTCTACGACCCGCGAACCGACCTCTGCTACCGGATCGAAGCGCCGTACGCGTTCACCCGCGATGCCGAGGTGCGCGAGGCGCTCACCCGTCACCTCCTCGCCGAGGTCGCGACCTCGCGGGGGCCGCCGCCGGTCGTGGAGAAGGCCGACGAGCTGGCGCGCATCAGCGCGCCGGAGAAAGCGTCCCTCCGCGAGACGTTCGAGGAGCGGTTCGCGACGACGGCTGAGCGCGATTACGACGATCGTCGCTGGGGAGACGACGGCCGACCGTTCGACTCGGCTGGACTCGGGTAG
- a CDS encoding DUF7113 family protein, whose translation MLTVRGQAGGTELTGTIYERGEEAPRFRGAPDEDAAYVWICDEFYEVSSGGSRLELEDRVVNVAFETPLPRGFDTKERAIDAATEHVRTQFRRIGVDADSVELSVEPVDEAGERPR comes from the coding sequence ATGCTCACGGTGCGGGGTCAGGCGGGCGGGACGGAACTCACCGGCACGATCTACGAGCGCGGCGAGGAGGCACCGCGGTTTCGCGGCGCGCCGGACGAGGACGCGGCCTACGTCTGGATCTGCGACGAGTTCTACGAGGTTTCGAGCGGCGGATCGCGACTCGAACTCGAGGATCGTGTCGTCAACGTCGCGTTCGAGACCCCGCTTCCGCGTGGCTTCGACACGAAGGAGCGCGCGATCGACGCCGCGACCGAACACGTCCGGACGCAGTTTCGCCGCATCGGTGTGGACGCCGACAGCGTCGAACTTTCCGTCGAACCAGTCGACGAAGCGGGAGAGCGTCCGCGTTGA
- a CDS encoding DUF7344 domain-containing protein, translating into MDFPPPNNRSERGLDVSGSADHIQALSSPRRVATLTALARRDESMRVEDLARHVRALERETDVTAVSRREQRRVQTSLQHAHLPALAARSLVDWEHGNDWVALHPDVSSETLRETVGEALPTASTRHIRTLSDPRRRQVLELVEECETPLSIDTLARRVASLETGGGSSSPPAQTMDRVRISLVHSHLPALDDAGLLAYDRETGTVTSTALSRVGNE; encoded by the coding sequence ATGGATTTCCCGCCCCCAAATAACCGATCCGAACGCGGACTCGACGTGTCCGGCTCGGCCGATCATATTCAGGCGTTATCGAGTCCACGGCGGGTCGCTACCCTCACAGCACTCGCCCGGCGCGACGAGTCGATGCGCGTCGAGGATCTCGCCAGACACGTCAGAGCTCTCGAGCGGGAGACGGACGTGACGGCGGTGTCCCGGCGGGAACAAAGGCGCGTCCAGACGTCGCTGCAGCACGCACACCTGCCGGCACTGGCTGCTCGATCGCTCGTCGACTGGGAGCACGGGAACGACTGGGTGGCGCTCCACCCCGACGTTTCGTCCGAGACGCTTCGCGAGACAGTCGGCGAGGCGCTTCCGACGGCGTCGACTCGCCATATCCGGACGCTGTCGGACCCGCGACGCAGGCAGGTTCTCGAACTCGTCGAGGAGTGTGAGACGCCACTCTCCATCGATACGCTCGCCAGACGGGTCGCGTCACTCGAGACGGGTGGGGGGAGTTCCTCACCTCCCGCGCAGACGATGGATCGGGTTCGAATCTCGCTCGTCCACTCCCACCTCCCGGCGCTCGATGACGCCGGCCTCTTGGCGTACGACAGGGAGACCGGGACAGTGACGAGCACTGCCCTGTCTCGCGTTGGCAACGAGTAA
- a CDS encoding ATP-binding protein: MTDLGDFESYAESDESSDAGSPQAESDGDATTATGAGAEGSESTDRDDEFERTTVESTTEEAGIGALSVSRGLRVTEDGEDTTLQAYVTRENRSLVRIGSYLIAPYPDDELLFCRITGLEYAQQFHADDATEIHARRAMGTDDFEEADYKFVASLEPVAVLYEDGGELKRRMTDRVPKPQTTLERASDPTQIKTGLKMPEDGIFLGHLAVGGEKVRTAAEPPTIDYRLNDDYDSGDPLVFRHTLVAGGTGSGKTHAAKNVLRQFLDEERRYPMGDGREVRPAVVQFDPQDEYAQMHDDGDYDDAFARRLDREGIAHGGHDDTVAFVPKVGSSTYAADHHRAEQIEFTIPFSMVKDNPWLVAGSGLNDNQYGALVSVLLPRFERNYGGDATYDEFTTFLDDPALREELDESGLVHEATFDAVRRRVLGFGHLFDQSAQPITDLVHEFVKPGRLSVVPTYHLSDSRATEAVVLALSSLLIDEKLSNDPTYERIEETPLLLGMDEAHNFLTDADSVQARKVIGKFTEAAKQGRKERLGLFLVTQDPQDIDDAVFKQINTTVVLNLGDEDAIKSVNIPRSLESKVPYMEKGQLVVYSPDNSEPVELIGLPHCLTRHGR, encoded by the coding sequence ATGACTGACCTTGGGGATTTCGAGAGTTACGCCGAGTCCGACGAGTCGTCGGATGCGGGGTCACCCCAGGCCGAATCGGACGGAGACGCGACGACAGCGACCGGGGCAGGTGCCGAAGGGTCCGAGTCGACGGATCGTGACGACGAGTTCGAGCGGACGACGGTCGAATCTACTACAGAGGAAGCGGGGATCGGTGCCCTCTCGGTCTCGCGTGGCCTCCGTGTGACCGAGGACGGCGAAGACACGACGTTGCAGGCGTACGTCACGCGCGAGAACCGTTCGCTGGTCCGCATCGGGAGCTACCTGATCGCACCGTATCCCGACGACGAGTTGCTGTTCTGTCGGATCACGGGCCTCGAGTACGCCCAGCAGTTTCACGCCGACGACGCGACGGAGATCCACGCGCGCCGGGCGATGGGCACCGACGACTTCGAGGAGGCCGACTACAAGTTCGTCGCGAGCCTCGAGCCGGTCGCGGTGCTGTACGAGGACGGTGGCGAACTCAAGCGGCGGATGACCGACCGCGTGCCGAAGCCCCAGACGACGCTCGAACGGGCGAGCGACCCGACGCAGATCAAGACCGGTTTGAAGATGCCCGAGGATGGGATCTTCCTCGGCCACCTCGCCGTCGGCGGGGAGAAAGTCCGCACCGCCGCGGAGCCACCGACGATCGATTACCGGCTGAACGACGACTACGACTCCGGCGATCCGCTCGTCTTCCGGCACACCCTCGTCGCCGGGGGGACGGGATCGGGGAAGACCCACGCTGCGAAGAACGTCCTCCGGCAATTCCTGGACGAGGAGCGACGCTACCCGATGGGCGACGGCCGCGAAGTTCGCCCCGCCGTCGTCCAGTTCGACCCGCAGGACGAGTACGCGCAGATGCACGACGACGGGGACTACGACGACGCATTCGCTCGCCGACTGGATCGCGAGGGAATCGCTCACGGTGGGCACGACGATACGGTGGCGTTCGTCCCGAAGGTGGGCTCGTCGACCTACGCGGCGGACCACCATCGCGCCGAGCAGATCGAGTTCACGATCCCGTTCTCGATGGTGAAGGACAACCCGTGGCTCGTCGCCGGGAGCGGCCTCAACGACAACCAGTACGGCGCGCTCGTCTCCGTCCTCCTGCCACGCTTCGAGCGAAACTACGGCGGGGACGCGACCTACGACGAGTTCACGACCTTTCTCGACGACCCGGCGCTCCGCGAGGAACTCGACGAGAGCGGCCTCGTCCACGAGGCGACGTTCGACGCCGTCCGCCGCCGGGTGCTGGGCTTTGGCCACCTGTTCGATCAGTCGGCCCAGCCGATCACCGACCTCGTCCACGAGTTCGTCAAACCCGGTCGCCTCTCGGTCGTCCCGACGTACCACCTCTCGGATTCGCGGGCGACGGAGGCGGTCGTCCTCGCCCTGTCGAGTCTCCTCATCGACGAGAAGCTCTCGAACGACCCGACGTACGAGCGGATCGAAGAGACGCCCCTCCTGCTGGGGATGGACGAGGCACACAACTTCCTCACGGACGCCGATTCCGTCCAGGCGCGCAAGGTCATCGGGAAGTTTACCGAAGCCGCGAAGCAGGGTCGCAAGGAGCGCCTCGGCCTGTTCCTCGTCACGCAGGATCCCCAGGACATCGACGACGCCGTCTTCAAGCAGATCAACACGACGGTCGTCCTCAACCTCGGTGACGAGGACGCCATCAAGAGCGTCAACATTCCCCGCTCGCTCGAATCGAAGGTCCCGTACATGGAGAAGGGTCAGCTGGTCGTCTACTCGCCGGACAACTCCGAACCGGTGGAACTGATCGGACTCCCACACTGCCTGACTCGGCACGGGCGGTGA
- a CDS encoding tRNA (cytidine(56)-2'-O)-methyltransferase gives MEQFPEVVVCRLGHRPGRDDRMTTHVGLTARALGADRVIFPDNATDAVETAEDITDRFGGPFTAELVEKPAAVVRNWEGPIAHLTMYGEPVQTVESEIRSTVTEGDDPLLVVVGAEKVPFEMYEQADWNVGVTNQPHSEIAGLAVFLDRLFDGDELDREWVDASRKVVPKETGKLVLPVSEE, from the coding sequence ATGGAGCAGTTTCCCGAGGTCGTGGTCTGCCGGCTGGGTCACCGGCCTGGCCGCGACGACCGGATGACGACCCACGTCGGATTGACCGCACGGGCACTCGGTGCCGATCGCGTCATCTTTCCCGACAACGCGACCGACGCCGTCGAGACCGCCGAGGACATCACCGACCGGTTCGGCGGCCCCTTCACTGCCGAACTGGTGGAGAAACCGGCAGCTGTCGTGCGAAACTGGGAGGGACCGATCGCCCACCTGACGATGTACGGCGAACCTGTCCAGACCGTCGAGTCGGAGATTCGATCGACCGTCACGGAGGGGGACGACCCACTCCTGGTCGTCGTCGGCGCGGAGAAGGTCCCCTTCGAGATGTACGAACAGGCCGACTGGAACGTCGGGGTAACGAACCAGCCCCACTCCGAAATCGCCGGACTCGCCGTCTTCCTCGACCGGCTGTTCGACGGCGACGAACTCGACCGCGAGTGGGTGGATGCCTCGCGGAAAGTCGTCCCGAAGGAGACGGGCAAACTGGTATTGCCCGTGAGCGAGGAGTAG
- a CDS encoding transcription initiation factor IIE, subunit alpha, whose protein sequence is MAFEDLLEDPVIQKYLHELVGPKGMPVAAAPPEGEVTDEELAEELDLELNDVRRSLFILYENDLASYRRLRDEDSGWLTYLWTFEYDNIPENLEAELHRLYEALSDRREYERTHEFYLCEICSIRFEFGEAMDFGFECPECGTPMDAMDNDRLVSSMDERIAALEDELNVGAEA, encoded by the coding sequence ATGGCTTTTGAGGATCTCCTCGAGGACCCGGTCATACAGAAGTACCTCCACGAGCTGGTCGGGCCGAAGGGGATGCCCGTCGCGGCCGCCCCGCCCGAGGGCGAGGTGACCGACGAGGAACTCGCCGAGGAACTCGATCTCGAGTTGAACGACGTCCGCCGATCGCTGTTCATCCTGTACGAGAACGATCTCGCGAGTTATCGCCGGCTGCGCGACGAGGACTCCGGCTGGCTCACCTACCTCTGGACCTTCGAGTACGACAACATCCCGGAGAATCTGGAAGCGGAGCTTCACCGCCTCTACGAGGCGCTCAGCGACCGCCGAGAGTACGAACGAACCCACGAGTTCTACCTCTGTGAAATCTGCTCGATCCGGTTCGAGTTCGGTGAGGCGATGGACTTCGGGTTCGAGTGTCCGGAGTGTGGGACACCGATGGACGCGATGGACAACGATCGCCTCGTCTCGTCGATGGACGAGCGTATCGCCGCGCTCGAGGACGAACTCAACGTCGGCGCAGAGGCCTGA
- a CDS encoding DUF2110 family protein, with amino-acid sequence MVVLASKVYVQGDARERTLRSLESLVENALGELDVTYEIGVRHDDFPSVTVDGDDAVVARNLLRDEWGEITELEPGTTAVGTLDAWDEDGFVIDAGEPVRIEADELGLGPGSPAQIRERFGLVQHLPMEFVYGGDEPSRLSDAERDRLYEWTRGDGRLNVNSATRGEVRATLNRAGHAQDYVTVERLGLLEQSVVATEDTDPPGLLASVGSYLPAELLCVVP; translated from the coding sequence ATGGTCGTTCTCGCATCCAAGGTGTACGTGCAGGGCGACGCCCGCGAGCGCACGCTCCGCTCACTGGAGTCACTCGTCGAGAACGCGCTGGGCGAGCTCGACGTCACCTACGAGATCGGTGTCAGACACGACGACTTCCCGAGTGTCACCGTCGACGGTGACGACGCCGTCGTGGCACGAAACCTCCTCAGAGACGAGTGGGGCGAAATCACGGAGCTCGAACCCGGGACGACAGCCGTTGGAACACTCGACGCCTGGGACGAGGACGGTTTCGTCATCGACGCCGGCGAGCCGGTTCGTATCGAGGCCGACGAGCTCGGTCTCGGTCCGGGTAGTCCCGCACAGATTCGCGAGCGCTTCGGGCTGGTCCAGCACCTCCCGATGGAGTTCGTCTACGGCGGCGACGAACCGAGTCGTCTTTCGGACGCCGAACGTGACCGCCTCTACGAGTGGACGCGTGGCGACGGTCGGTTGAACGTCAATAGTGCGACGAGAGGTGAGGTTCGGGCGACGCTCAACCGGGCCGGGCACGCCCAGGACTACGTCACCGTCGAACGGCTCGGACTTCTCGAACAGAGTGTCGTCGCGACGGAAGACACGGATCCGCCAGGGCTCCTCGCGAGCGTCGGCTCGTACCTGCCGGCGGAACTGCTGTGTGTCGTTCCCTGA
- a CDS encoding DUF5803 family protein encodes MVSVPNRRLVLAALAVTALLLVAGCTSNQIPDEQLDSEYDYSDLRERNATVAIDLEAGGLLDDGSFAAVYDLEDTDEIDVYRSGLFSDSPLDVESVRFWYANGTVVNGSELAVDRGQSQTTISLPASNGTVAFSGAAGKKSFSLPAFRSGSYNVTLPANQRSSSLILGSVSPGGFERSIHDDTETLQWESVDEPLSLQYYHERDVWIFYGAIALAVVGGGIAAAATYRRLAQLRRQRAEMGIEDDPSE; translated from the coding sequence ATGGTTTCGGTACCGAATCGGCGGCTCGTTCTCGCTGCACTCGCTGTCACTGCACTCCTCCTCGTCGCCGGGTGCACCTCGAACCAGATTCCCGACGAGCAACTCGATAGCGAGTACGACTATTCGGACCTCAGAGAGCGAAACGCCACCGTCGCGATCGATCTCGAAGCCGGCGGCCTGCTCGACGATGGGTCGTTCGCGGCGGTCTACGACCTCGAGGATACCGACGAAATCGACGTGTACAGAAGCGGCTTGTTCAGCGATAGCCCGCTCGACGTCGAGAGTGTCAGATTCTGGTACGCGAACGGCACGGTCGTCAACGGGTCGGAGCTTGCCGTCGACCGGGGCCAGTCACAGACGACGATCAGTCTCCCAGCATCGAACGGAACGGTCGCGTTCTCGGGAGCGGCCGGGAAGAAATCGTTCTCCCTTCCTGCGTTCCGATCGGGCTCGTACAACGTCACCTTGCCGGCGAACCAGCGATCTTCGTCGCTGATTCTCGGCTCAGTGTCACCGGGTGGCTTCGAACGCTCGATCCACGACGACACGGAGACACTCCAGTGGGAGTCGGTCGACGAGCCCCTCTCATTGCAGTACTATCACGAACGCGACGTCTGGATCTTCTACGGGGCTATCGCACTGGCCGTCGTCGGTGGTGGCATCGCTGCCGCCGCTACGTACCGGCGCCTGGCGCAGTTACGACGCCAGCGGGCCGAGATGGGTATCGAGGACGATCCATCGGAGTGA
- a CDS encoding chemotaxis protein CheW, which yields MSSDLPDGVRDAEGDSEGETGESPDEEVYERFTIVQIGDHRLAIPVTAVGSVINRAVDVTRVPRSSPAVEGVTDIRGQITTLVDPHVHFPDSGGPSDAQTLLVFDDRDQPSAVHVDEVIGVEAVPEDGVFDQTAYDEDERDGTALAHPLISGAIRVETRTGGALVDSMVADKPTEDADDPVRETGLGRAQSTAEPDESGVIVGEFSLDEDAPDEPASADRDSPPDSEEVEVEITPILDVDAFLLASGRPVDDRDPVDRATAE from the coding sequence ATGTCTTCGGACCTCCCCGACGGAGTGCGAGACGCCGAGGGGGACAGCGAGGGGGAAACGGGTGAGTCACCGGACGAAGAGGTCTACGAACGATTTACGATCGTTCAGATCGGCGACCATCGGCTGGCAATTCCGGTAACGGCCGTCGGGTCCGTCATCAATCGCGCGGTCGACGTCACACGAGTGCCACGTTCGTCGCCTGCCGTCGAGGGTGTAACCGACATTCGGGGACAGATCACGACGCTGGTCGATCCGCACGTCCACTTCCCGGACAGTGGCGGGCCGTCAGACGCACAGACGTTGCTCGTTTTCGACGACCGTGACCAACCGTCGGCGGTTCACGTCGACGAAGTGATCGGCGTGGAGGCCGTCCCGGAGGACGGAGTCTTCGACCAGACCGCCTACGACGAGGACGAACGGGATGGAACGGCACTCGCCCATCCGCTCATCAGTGGGGCGATTCGAGTCGAGACGCGTACGGGAGGTGCCCTCGTCGATTCCATGGTCGCCGACAAACCGACCGAGGACGCCGACGACCCAGTGCGTGAGACAGGACTCGGACGTGCGCAATCGACCGCCGAACCGGACGAGTCTGGTGTGATCGTCGGTGAGTTCTCGCTCGACGAGGACGCTCCCGACGAACCGGCCTCGGCCGATCGTGACTCGCCGCCGGACTCGGAGGAGGTCGAGGTCGAGATCACGCCCATCCTCGACGTGGACGCGTTCTTGCTGGCGTCCGGTCGCCCTGTCGACGACCGGGATCCGGTCGATCGCGCGACTGCGGAGTAG